Below is a genomic region from Brassica rapa cultivar Chiifu-401-42 chromosome A08, CAAS_Brap_v3.01, whole genome shotgun sequence.
AAACCGGTCcggttcttctttctctctgatttttttggtacattttttttatttgtggtTGCATAACAAAACTGATTACTTTCATGTTTTATTGATATAGGATCTGCAATTAcatcttttaaataaatatctaaCAATGTGAAAACGTAATGAGGATTACATATTCATCATGTACCATTGTAACCCACTAACAAATTTAACAgttctgaaaatactttttttttctcagttgGCGGCAGCTTTATCCCAAAACAAGAGCAATATAACAGTTATAAAAGTGTACactttttttaaatgtttttgtataatatgtttaatgtttttgCCAGTTAACACCGTCTTCAACGACAATATCAATTTGAAAGATGTCCATTAATAGTAAAATCCGAATACATAGAGGTAAACTGTCAGCCAAGTTAACTTTAATAAGTAATTCTGAAGtttcatttttcttaaaacTACAAAAATGAGAATATTCTCTTTATAAATTATTCTTTAACACAAgagggaattttttttttggacccaTACCTTTACCATTTATAAAAGACAGAACCCCTTTAATACTGTCAAAATAATTCATTATGTGACTTTAAGATACAATATTAAAAGGTTGTGAAAAGCTAAAGCTATATAGAACTTAGTGACGGATATGATTAAAGAAAAACCACATGGTCACCTCTCTAAGTAATATCTCTTTGTCCGTTTCAGGCAAGATTATAGTATATTGGTGATTTTGCTTTTGTGTTAAAACTATTTCGGACCAACTTTTTGGcgttaaattattaattatcaattTAGTACAGTTAGTATTCGTGTTGTCTATCAGATTTAATAttaaactaggttaagacccgcgccttgatgaacattatatatatatatatatatatatatattattttatatattatatgtttataacatattatgaaataataaatatatattaaataattaaaaagtcattatatactacttatataattaaattggtgcgaacatataaataaattttataaatcgaaaaaatattttttctatttgatatgatatataattaaatttaaatgatagtaacatatatatggtataattttgatattaatatttgttagatgatgctttttgctcatatttttttatcatttttatctgttatagcaaaaagtctaacttagtgataacaaaattttcacagtggaattaatggtttaagtaatttataatatttttaaaaattaagttgtcaatattttttcaaattttttatcaaaaaaatgttcaaagtaaatttcaaaattaagatatttatgtatttttatatggcatatagtttaatttaaaataatacatatatttatatatcttttatttttgatacttattaaatgagactttcaacttatattattttttaattatttgtatcatatcgttacaaaagttttaaatcatagatcacaaaatttgaatgtgaaactttgaatagttttagtaatttatactcttttataaaaattcaaaatataatatataaataatctttttaatttttattatatagttactatgattgtttaatttattttaatagcttaaaattaaacaaatataattataatacacacttatttttatcaaatctttattattcaaaatcattaattgtcatatatactttagccacattaggcaatttcgaaatcttatttaaggaaataatgaagcacattaataatgtatttattgtggtttaataaaaagcttattatatatttagatggaccaacctatttctctaaggattctaagaatcattctagtgatgacacgtggctacaaaaaaatgttgcaatgcttctcaaataatatataggagatatgTAGATTGTATAGATACTTGCAATTGAATTTAGAAAATTCGCCCTGTTTCAAATTATGTGttgttgtatttatattttacaattataataaaatactgtttttaatttttaaacgtaaatttgaccaaaaatacacaatttaatcTTAATTCTAATAACATGTGGTACATGAATAAATGATTATTAAAtttaactagattttttaaccgcgctacgcgcggataagatattatatgtatttctcaattctaaaaaaatataatgtataatactgtattacattatttaaagaatataaaataagactacataacataaatatattttttaaattttctttgtggaaatcattatgttgtttgattgttgtacttgattcacatatttgcatagttatttgtgataaatgaataactatatttttattatcagtaaataatatatatttattatataatataagaaaaataaaattatatttttttaaaacaaacttgtctgatgtagggactcggttatagacatatcatattcaaatgagacattttacagttatcaatcttcttaacagtcaagaaacaaatctgaatatcaaaacaatatctcatacgatctctttgtggaataactgctctgaagaaattgaatttaggcatcaaaaaagactgaaaatcgatgtgcatatgtgttatctaagtcagttttacaaagtactattcataattcatatatcatttatgtccatcctattttttgtccatattttcttaaacatcttgaaataactgatgctaattaataataaacttttggatGGCAAAAAAAGAGTCAAAATTGTCTAATTAttgcttaatttgtctaactgatatatatgtatttctcaattctaaaaaaataatgtataatattgtattacattatttaaagaatataaaataagactacataacataaatatattttttaaattttctttgtggaaatcattatgttgtttgattgtagtacttgattcacatatttgcatagatatttgtgatagatgaataattatatttttattatcagtaaataatatatatttattatataatataagaaaaataaaattatttactttttaaacaaagttgtctcatgttggagattcggttatagacatataatattcgaaggaggcatttttacagttatcaatcttcttaacattcaagaaacaaatctgaatatcaaaacaatatctcatacgatctttttgtggaataactgctctgaagaaattgaatttaggcatcaaaaaggttggaaatgatgtgcagatgtgttatctaagtcagctttacaaagtactactattcatagttcatatatcatttaagtccatcctttcttaaacatcttgaaataactgatgctaattaataatacacttttggctggcaaaaaaaattaaatttgtctaattatcgtttaaatattttattaatattttctaagaagctttcaattgatatcatagtttaatttttattagtttttttgttaattttaggattttttgtatttaagatttttttccatattaagcttatatttctttcacataatatatatatatatatatgtcataaaaattaccatcaaatcagttttacttttttattattttatttttaatgaaaatacacttttaaataatttaatttaaaataaaattatatattaatttgttgtattctaacaatttgattgatttaattaatttgctttggtggataacttaaaaagttttcatatgaatcggggaaagcaagcttatgttgttatattatatttatttgtgtatatagaatcttgtgtatatagaatcggggaaagcaagcttatgtaaACGTACTTTTACAAAagtcttaactttgtcacgaaaacaaaaatctatgatttttcatatttgtcaatgttctcacactttcaaagaatatattagcttagtcactttcttattttttttacaaaacaaaatatcgaagtcttgaaagttgaatccatattattgtaaatgtacataagagtttgtgattacatatttagtgattcttgtatatgtgttcaagaaagtttcaatggcttagcgGTATATGctctatatttatgtcatactaacctGGGTTCGATCCTGTCCTTtgcattttttttcattttttacgaaaaaataaatgagatgacgtggcaacttcgggCTCTCTGATTGGATGATTATATATGCTGATGTGGACACTCTAAGAGGGGTTTAtatctcccttttagtatagtatagatctTAATTCTAATAACATGTGGTACattcaatttaatataattacagGAGTTGAATGTTATAGAAGTATAATACATGTTTTAAACAACTTTCTTATTATGGAATCACCGTAGCATAGTGGTTATAGTTTAAAGGTTTCTATACTTAGGTCTGGGGTTCAAATctcagactatgcaatttcttgcagattACACAGGAAATCCAGGATTCAATTTTCGGGGCAAGCGATTTATTCAACAATTATGCGATTACGGAAGAAAGGCTTACAAAAAAttttcaacatggtgcaagtaaatccggTCAGGCGTGATCTTCATAAGACGGCTCaaatgatgcagttaggcgtagataCTCATAAGGCAGATAGTATTGTCGGTTATCGAATCGTCTTTGTAATCTttttcataattgtaatatctaaataaatctccgacaaaaaaaaacaactttctTATTTTGTATGAAATATGTTGAAATAGTATTTTTACCAATGAAGTATGTTACGGATatagatattattttattgtaaaaaatattaattttaactcAAGTATCAAATATCCTTTTTAGCAAGAAAGTATCACAAACTAAAGACGTGAAAAAGCTGGTGAACATAGCGTTTTCACAAGGGGAGACCATGAAAGAAAACGACAAAAGTGACCAAGAAAGAAAACGACAAAAGTGACTAAGAAAGAAAACATTATCATGTCCTTACATATATGGCACAATCTTTACAACAAAAACATATCCAGAAAAGGAAACTCGGGACACCGGAACTTTTCAAAAGCAACACTAgacaatatatagtatatatttatatacatatatcattGTGGAAACAAGCATCAATCAGTCAATTGATATTACATATGATGATATGAAAAAACATGTCACTAGCTAGAAGAAGAATTaagttttttaccaaaaaaaaaagaagaattaaGTGGAATTTAGATCGCTAGATGTATTTCCAAACGTATCTAAAACAATGAAATAAATATGTTGTGTAGGTAGAAAACAATGATTATGCATCTCATCTAGATCGAAGAAGAGACGATAAAATCCAACAAATATCATGTTACTCAACACGTCTGGGTCTCTAAGTGATATAAAAGAGTGCAATATTAAAATGCGTCGACAATTTGGGAAGCAACCTAGTTAACACCCGTTTTTATGTTTCACCTGCAGAGAAATATAAATGTGAAAGGACTTTTGTGGTTTAACAAGAAGCATGTAAAACCGCATAGGTAACTCTGATTCGGAAAGGGAATAAACGTTCTAGATTCgaaattatcatttaaatttattcatctGTGTGAATTTCTAACGAGAAAAACAAACTAATAAAGCAGTTGTGGTGAACGAACACCCATAATTTTATCAGTATTAACAAGTTATGTATGTAAAAGTCCTAAGTTCTAGCAAGCTATAATAGTTAAAGTCTTCATGTGCACCCCTAATCATCCAACGTTCAACATAAACTCTTCACCCATGTAATTAGCTCTTACGCAAAGTAACCAGATTTGCCTATCGACACTAAACCAACCCCGAAATGTTAGTTAAGCCTTTGGATTTTGATATTCTCAAATTATCAACATGAATATCATTAAGTTATTCTTGATACATATATAGTCATTGTGTAATACAAACgctatagaaaaaaaaagagcacTACCATAAGGCTAATTAAGCCCTAACTAACTGATGGAAAATCCACAACAACCCAAACCCTAATTCCACAAACACCTTTTAAAAATGAGAAGTTTGCACCTTGAAACCTAATCTTGCAGAACCAACATTAGTTAATATCAATAACTAAGAACATGTACAATATGACCGACAAGAACACCTTTtattaaacatattaaaaaaaaaagcaaaattggacatacatataatttaaaattttatgactATACTATATATCACATAAGTGTGACATACTTAACACGCacacacaacaacaagaacaagaCCGATGATTACGAATACGTACGTGGATATAACACAAAACAACCTATTAGTTATCAGTTGCCCCACAAGTCCTCATCATTGAAATTCTCCGGAGAGTCATCCGACGGACGAGAACCTATCCATGACGGTGGCGCAACCATCATCCCTTCCGCCATATCAGCCAGAAAATTAGGCATATTCAACAATTCTTCTTCGTCCATAAAATCTGTCACACACCGTGACGAAGAAGACGCCATCATGTCATCATGTACGTGGAAATCACTTGATCTTGACTTTGAGAAACTACTACTCTTCTTTTTTGCattttcctcctcctcctcacacCCTTTCATGGAGGCGGCCGCGGCTGCAGCGCTTCGAATATCCGCTGCGGATGTTGACAAGGGAACCGGGTATGACCCGACGGATCCTGGGAAGTTCAAGAGGGCTTCTCTGCCTTTGAGAGCTATAGCAGCCACGTCGTAGGCAGCAGCTGCCATCTCTGCTGTGGGGTAAGTTCCGAGCCAGATTCGAGTGGTCTTCTTCGGCTCGCGGATCTCGCAGACCCATTTCCCGCTCCGGCACCGGATGCCTCGGTATACTGGATCTTTTTTCCGGCTAGCTAAGCCGTTAGTAGCCATTTAATTATTAGTAGTAGTACAGTGAGTAGCAAGAGAATAAAAAGGGTTTTTCACACGTGGCCAAACCAGAGGTGTATTCACAGGTTTGTGGTTGCGAATTAAttaaaggagaagaagaagtttgGAGTTGAGAGGGCCATTTGGTAGGATCTTGTATTGGTGCCAACagccacatatatatatagataaataagTAAGCAGTGTGAGAGATTAGTGTTTAAATAAGAAAGGATTATTTCGCTGGTATTTTGTCTACACTCAGCACAGCTAGTGTTATTTTCT
It encodes:
- the LOC103836150 gene encoding ethylene-responsive transcription factor ERF027, producing MATNGLASRKKDPVYRGIRCRSGKWVCEIREPKKTTRIWLGTYPTAEMAAAAYDVAAIALKGREALLNFPGSVGSYPVPLSTSAADIRSAAAAAASMKGCEEEEENAKKKSSSFSKSRSSDFHVHDDMMASSSSRCVTDFMDEEELLNMPNFLADMAEGMMVAPPSWIGSRPSDDSPENFNDEDLWGN